A window from Acidimicrobiales bacterium encodes these proteins:
- a CDS encoding helix-turn-helix domain-containing protein, whose product MRDERPDSRPDGDSHEERTPTEGTVGAIRHRLLRAERHAALGDPLRLAIVDDLAATDRSPTEIAGRLDVPSNLLAHHLDVLAAAGLIERFTSSGDRRRRYVRLVRPALCDLGVALPLPAGRVLFVCTHNSARSQLAAAIWRTVTGGESGSAGTHPAPRVHPGASEAARRAGLDLGSAKPRAFDPDEPAELTVTVCDRAHEELAPGDDWWHWSVPDPVEVGTPAAFDDAIDDIGARVHALVR is encoded by the coding sequence GTGAGGGACGAGCGGCCCGACAGCAGGCCCGATGGCGACAGCCACGAGGAGCGAACCCCGACGGAGGGGACGGTCGGGGCGATACGGCACCGATTGCTCAGGGCAGAGCGCCACGCCGCGCTGGGTGATCCTCTGCGCCTGGCGATCGTCGACGACCTCGCCGCCACGGACCGGTCACCCACCGAGATAGCCGGGCGCCTCGATGTGCCCTCCAACCTGCTCGCCCATCACCTCGACGTGCTCGCCGCGGCCGGCCTGATCGAGAGGTTCACCTCGAGTGGTGACAGGCGCCGCCGCTACGTGCGGCTCGTGCGCCCGGCGCTGTGCGATCTCGGGGTGGCGTTGCCCCTGCCGGCCGGACGTGTCCTTTTCGTCTGCACCCACAACTCCGCGCGCTCCCAGCTCGCAGCGGCCATCTGGCGCACCGTCACCGGCGGGGAATCGGGATCGGCCGGGACCCATCCCGCACCCAGGGTGCATCCGGGTGCAAGTGAGGCCGCGCGGCGGGCCGGTCTGGACCTCGGCTCGGCGAAGCCCAGGGCGTTCGACCCCGACGAGCCGGCCGAGCTCACCGTGACGGTGTGTGACCGCGCCCACGAGGAGCTCGCCCCGGGCGACGACTGGTGGCACTGGTCTGTGCCCGATCCCGTCGAAGTCGGCACACCGGCCGCGTTCGACGACGCGATCGACGACATCGGGGCGCGGGTCCACGCCCTCGTCCGATGA
- a CDS encoding NUDIX hydrolase has protein sequence MRGNDPDSAAASFEVEAAGGVVIDDGRVLVVHRPRYDDWSLPKGKLDPGETHEQAALREVAEETGHVCALGRRIGDITYTDHRGRSKRVRYWVMTATDGGTGFVPNDEVDELAWVGVESAYALLSYERDRAVLRRALASRPHLPPTGDGDS, from the coding sequence GTGAGGGGGAACGACCCGGATTCCGCGGCGGCCTCATTCGAGGTCGAGGCCGCCGGGGGTGTGGTGATCGACGACGGCCGCGTGCTCGTCGTGCACCGCCCACGCTATGACGACTGGTCGCTGCCCAAGGGCAAGCTCGATCCCGGCGAGACCCATGAGCAGGCGGCGTTGCGTGAGGTCGCCGAGGAGACAGGCCACGTGTGCGCGCTCGGCCGCCGTATCGGCGACATCACCTACACCGATCACCGCGGCCGTTCGAAACGGGTCCGCTACTGGGTCATGACGGCCACCGACGGGGGAACGGGCTTCGTGCCCAACGACGAGGTCGACGAGCTGGCCTGGGTCGGGGTCGAGTCCGCCTATGCGCTTCTGTCCTACGAGCGCGATCGGGCGGTCCTGCGTCGGGCCCTCGCGTCCAGGCCCCACCTCCCGCCAACCGGCGACGGTGACTCATGA